One segment of Triticum aestivum cultivar Chinese Spring chromosome 2A, IWGSC CS RefSeq v2.1, whole genome shotgun sequence DNA contains the following:
- the LOC123189565 gene encoding very-long-chain 3-oxoacyl-CoA reductase 1: protein MAGASAQPAWAQALAAVGLLVASRAATRLALWLYAAFLRPAKPLRRRYGAWAVVTGATDGIGRALAFELAAAGLGLVLVGRSPDKLATVSKEVSARFPGAEVRTFVIDFAADGLAASVAALAESIRGLDVGVLVNNAGHGYPYARYFHEVDEELRRNLIRLNVEAVTRMTHAVLPGMVERKRGAVVNIGSGAASIMPSTPLYTVYAATKAYADQFSRSLYVEYKNKGIDVQCQVPMYVATKMASIRQASLFAPSPETYARAAVRYIGYEPRCAPYWPHALLWFLFSVVPEPLVDGYVLGMSLGIRKMGRAKEARKKAV, encoded by the exons ATGGCCGGGGCAAGCGCGCAGCCGGCGTGGGCGCAGGCGCTCGCGGCGGTGGGCCTCCTCGTCGCGTCGCGCGCCGCGACGCGCCTTGCGCTGTGGCTCTACGCGGCGTTCCTCCGCCCCGCCAAGCCGCTGCGCCGCCGCTACGGCGCATGGGCCGTCGTCACGGGCGCCACGGACGGCATCGGCCGCGCGCTGGCCTTCgaactcgccgccgccgggctcggcCTCGTCCTCGTCGGCCGCAGCCCCGACAAGCTCGCCACGGTCTCCAAGGAGGTCAGCGCTAGGTTCCCCGGCGCCGAGGTGCGCACCTTCGTCATCGACTTCGCCGCCGACGGGCTCGCCGCCAGCGTGGCCGCGCTGGCGGAGTCCATCCGGGGGCTCGACGTCGGCGTGCTCGTCAACAACGCGGGTCACGGCTACCCGTACGCGCGCTACTTCCACGAGGTGGACGAGGAGCTCAGGAGGAACCTCATACGCCTCAACGTGGAGGCCGTCACCCGGATGACGCACGCCGTGCTCCCTGGGATGGTGGAGCGCAAGCGCGGCGCCGTGGTGAACATCGGGTCCGGCGCCGCCTCCATCATGCCGTCCACCCCGCTCTACACCGTCTACGCCGCCACCAAGGC GTATGCTGATCAATTCTCCCGAAGCCTATATGTGGAGTACAAGAACAAAGGCATCGATGTGCAATGCCAG GTACCCATGTACGTGGCGACCAAGATGGCCTCGATCAGGCAGGCGTCCCTGTTCGCCCCGTCGCCGGAGACGTACGCCCGCGCCGCCGTGCGCTACATTGGGTACGAGCCTCGGTGCGCGCCCTACTGGCCGCACGCCCTCCTGTGGTTCCTCTTCTCCGTGGTGCCCGAGCCCCTCGTCGATGGGTACGTCCTCGGCATGTCCCTCGGTATCCGCAAAATGGGCCGTGCCAAGGAGGCCAGGAAGAAAGCGGTGTGA